One genomic window of Caballeronia sp. SBC1 includes the following:
- a CDS encoding branched-chain amino acid ABC transporter permease → MSNIVIRRARLNVATPVAPGLAIAAFLAILAAVPGVASEYWLSAVLTPFLILSLAGLGLNLLTGYAGQLSLGTAAFMAVGAYATYNFAVRAPGLPLPVDLLTGGLLSAAIGTLFGLPSLRIKGFYLIASTLAAQFFIEWLLTKVSWFSNDDTSGVLSAPRLSIFGWSIATPVSRYQFVLGVVVVLFVVAASLVRSELGRRWMAVRDMDTAAAVIGIPIGRTKLLAFAVSSFVVGIAGALWAFAYLGTVEPHGFDLNLSFEVLFIIIIGGMGSIAGNFYGAAFIVLLPIALSHAAGVLAAIGVDVGQLQNLQKILFGTLIIVFLIKEPDGLARLAQIARQRLRNWPLRA, encoded by the coding sequence ATGTCGAATATTGTCATTCGCCGCGCGAGGCTGAACGTTGCAACGCCGGTCGCTCCGGGGCTCGCTATAGCCGCCTTCCTGGCCATCCTCGCGGCGGTTCCGGGCGTAGCCAGCGAATACTGGCTGAGCGCCGTGCTCACGCCATTTTTGATCCTGTCGCTGGCCGGGCTCGGCTTGAATCTGCTCACGGGTTATGCGGGTCAACTGTCGTTGGGCACCGCGGCCTTCATGGCCGTAGGCGCCTACGCAACCTACAACTTCGCCGTCCGCGCGCCGGGTTTGCCGCTGCCAGTGGACCTTCTGACGGGCGGCTTGTTGAGCGCTGCGATCGGCACGTTGTTCGGTCTGCCGAGTCTTCGCATCAAGGGCTTCTACCTGATTGCTTCAACGCTGGCCGCGCAGTTTTTCATCGAATGGCTTCTCACCAAAGTGAGCTGGTTCTCCAACGACGATACGTCCGGGGTTCTCAGCGCCCCCCGGCTGTCGATCTTCGGCTGGTCCATTGCGACGCCGGTTTCGCGTTACCAGTTTGTGCTTGGCGTAGTCGTCGTGTTGTTCGTGGTGGCCGCTAGCCTCGTGCGCAGCGAACTCGGCCGACGCTGGATGGCGGTGCGCGACATGGACACGGCAGCGGCGGTCATCGGCATTCCGATTGGCCGTACAAAACTGCTGGCGTTCGCCGTCAGTTCGTTTGTCGTGGGCATTGCAGGAGCGCTCTGGGCGTTCGCTTACCTCGGCACGGTCGAGCCGCACGGTTTCGACTTGAACCTTTCGTTCGAGGTGTTGTTCATCATCATCATCGGCGGCATGGGCAGCATTGCAGGCAACTTCTACGGCGCCGCTTTCATCGTCCTGTTGCCCATTGCGCTGTCCCACGCTGCTGGCGTGCTCGCCGCCATTGGCGTGGATGTCGGGCAACTTCAGAACCTTCAGAAGATCCTCTTTGGCACGCTGATCATCGTGTTCCTTATCAAGGAGCCGGATGGGCTTGCGCGGCTCGCGCAGATCGCGCGGCAGCGTCTCAGGAACTGGCCGCTGCGGGCCTGA
- a CDS encoding ABC transporter substrate-binding protein, with protein sequence MNLSLSRLFRASWSRVAGIAGISLVLTAGALATPSTAYAGGEEYFPLQSYRVGPYAAGGTGFFGGFIDYMRLINTRDGGVNGVKLTWSECETEYVVEKGVECYERLKAGLNGAPAAATNPLSVGIAYATIDRSTADKLPLITINHGRTDSTDGAVFPYVFPLQLNPYSEVSAIINYIGTQSGGLQGLKGKKIVVLYHGSPYGRETIPVLDILAKKYGFELTQIEVPHPGNEQGSQWLNIHRINPDWVILRGWGVMNPVALKSAQKVGFPADHIIGNIWSNSEEDVRPAGDAAKGFISITTHPSGTNYPVLQDIDQYVIKPGKGNLSDPARFGTVYYNLGVVNGILNVEALRVAQAKYGNKPLTGEQVRWGFEHLDLDNARLKQLGALGLVQPLKLSCSDHEGGGAVRFQQWDGQQWKVISDWVQADRALLRPVIEKSANAYAKEKGITPRDCSKDL encoded by the coding sequence ATGAATCTTTCCCTATCCCGTTTATTCCGCGCGAGCTGGTCGCGCGTGGCTGGCATTGCCGGCATATCGCTCGTGCTCACGGCCGGCGCTCTTGCGACCCCTTCAACTGCCTACGCAGGGGGCGAAGAGTATTTCCCTTTGCAGAGCTACAGAGTGGGACCGTACGCGGCGGGCGGCACCGGTTTCTTTGGCGGTTTTATCGACTATATGCGGCTCATTAATACTCGTGACGGCGGTGTGAACGGCGTCAAGCTGACGTGGAGCGAATGCGAGACAGAATATGTGGTGGAGAAGGGCGTGGAATGCTACGAGCGCCTGAAGGCAGGCCTTAACGGCGCACCGGCGGCCGCCACCAATCCGCTTTCGGTCGGCATTGCGTATGCGACCATCGACCGGTCGACGGCGGACAAGCTCCCGCTCATCACGATCAATCACGGTCGCACGGACTCCACCGATGGCGCCGTATTCCCTTACGTGTTTCCGCTGCAACTGAACCCGTATAGCGAAGTCTCCGCGATCATCAACTACATCGGGACGCAGTCAGGTGGATTGCAGGGTTTGAAGGGCAAGAAGATCGTGGTGCTTTATCACGGTTCGCCCTATGGCCGCGAGACCATTCCCGTACTCGACATCCTAGCCAAGAAGTATGGTTTTGAGTTGACGCAGATCGAGGTGCCGCATCCGGGTAACGAACAGGGTTCGCAGTGGCTGAACATTCACCGGATCAATCCCGACTGGGTCATCCTGCGTGGCTGGGGCGTAATGAATCCGGTAGCACTCAAGTCGGCGCAGAAGGTGGGCTTCCCGGCCGATCACATCATTGGCAACATCTGGAGTAACTCGGAAGAAGACGTGCGTCCTGCGGGCGACGCCGCGAAGGGTTTCATCTCGATCACCACGCATCCGTCGGGGACGAACTATCCGGTGCTTCAGGATATCGATCAATACGTGATCAAGCCGGGCAAGGGCAACCTTAGTGACCCAGCGCGCTTCGGGACGGTGTATTACAACCTGGGTGTCGTGAACGGCATTCTTAATGTCGAAGCTTTGCGCGTTGCTCAGGCGAAATATGGCAATAAGCCGCTGACCGGCGAACAGGTGCGCTGGGGTTTCGAACACCTCGATCTCGACAACGCCCGCCTGAAGCAGTTGGGTGCACTCGGACTGGTACAACCGCTCAAGCTGTCATGCTCCGATCACGAAGGCGGCGGCGCCGTGCGATTCCAGCAATGGGACGGCCAGCAATGGAAGGTGATCAGCGACTGGGTGCAGGCGGATCGCGCGCTGCTGCGTCCTGTTATCGAAAAATCCGCGAACGCGTATGCGAAAGAGAAGGGCATCACGCCGCGCGACTGCAGCAAGGATCTGTAG
- a CDS encoding ABC transporter ATP-binding protein, with protein sequence MAEGAVLDVDGIAVSYGGLISALRGVSLSVQEGAVVALLGGNGAGKTTTLKAISALLGAERGELTAGRIVYRGRDVTRANPWTLAEAGLVQVLEGRRCFAHLSVEENLRIGAYVRRASAREIEAGLERIYEIFPRLKERRKSLAGLTSGGEQQMVAIGRALMARPSVILLDEPSMGLAPQIVEEIFETVGRLNREDGVSFLLAEQNAATALRYATYGYVLEGGRVVAQGTSAELEQLDVLTEAYLGASNAGGRGRAMRRSSRFAQA encoded by the coding sequence ATGGCCGAAGGCGCGGTTCTCGATGTGGACGGCATCGCCGTCAGTTATGGCGGACTCATTTCGGCGTTGCGCGGGGTGTCGCTGAGCGTGCAGGAGGGAGCCGTTGTCGCGCTGCTTGGCGGCAACGGCGCGGGCAAGACCACTACGCTCAAGGCTATTTCAGCGCTGCTCGGCGCCGAGCGAGGCGAGTTGACGGCGGGGAGAATTGTGTATCGAGGCCGGGACGTGACGCGTGCGAACCCATGGACGCTCGCGGAGGCCGGCCTTGTTCAAGTGCTGGAAGGGCGGCGTTGTTTCGCGCATTTGTCGGTAGAGGAGAACTTGCGAATCGGTGCGTATGTCCGTCGCGCGTCGGCGCGTGAAATAGAGGCGGGCCTTGAACGTATCTATGAGATTTTTCCGCGTTTGAAGGAGCGTCGCAAGTCGCTCGCCGGGCTAACTTCGGGCGGCGAGCAGCAAATGGTCGCGATCGGCCGCGCGTTGATGGCGCGGCCATCGGTGATCCTGCTGGATGAGCCTTCAATGGGACTTGCGCCGCAGATAGTGGAAGAGATCTTCGAGACCGTCGGGAGGCTCAATCGTGAGGACGGGGTGAGCTTTCTGCTGGCCGAACAGAATGCGGCTACGGCCCTGCGATACGCAACGTACGGATATGTGCTCGAAGGCGGGCGCGTCGTGGCGCAGGGAACATCGGCTGAACTTGAGCAACTCGACGTGCTGACGGAGGCTTATCTGGGCGCGTCGAATGCGGGAGGCAGGGGCCGTGCAATGCGTCGATCGTCACGTTTTGCACAGGCGTGA
- a CDS encoding lactonase family protein, whose product MSAISSLAVTRSAQAASGRTSNVTTAGTGEPLFAYVGTYTPNGLGIHRFQVDPHTGKLDALEPVRGIENPSCLVVDRQQRFLFAVSEVKNYNGTTNGSISAYAIEHGTGSLHLINTVDSQGAGPVYLSLHPNGRFLLVANYNSGSIAVFPVASDGVLGDACSVQRPQAPAGAQHAAEGVPGSFAISDHDGSHAHTIVSSPDGRFVISTDLGVDRTYIWKFDETTGTLSPNDPPFVAASAGAGPRHVVFHPSGRYMYEVTEEASTLVCYAYDSARGVLTQLQSVSTLPAAYQGTSFASELLLSHDGRFIYVANRLHDTIVQFRVGIDGRLTRIGETPTGGDYPRVIKFDPSGRFLYSLNQRSDQIAIFAVDATSGKLRFTGTYVAVGSPSDIAFATA is encoded by the coding sequence ATGTCGGCCATAAGTTCGCTCGCAGTAACTCGCAGCGCTCAGGCGGCGAGCGGGCGTACAAGCAACGTAACTACAGCGGGAACGGGCGAGCCGCTATTCGCCTATGTCGGTACCTACACGCCGAACGGTCTTGGCATTCATCGCTTCCAGGTCGACCCTCACACCGGCAAGCTTGACGCGCTCGAACCGGTGCGTGGCATCGAGAATCCGAGCTGCCTCGTCGTCGACCGGCAACAGCGTTTCCTGTTTGCCGTAAGCGAGGTAAAGAACTACAACGGCACCACAAACGGATCGATTAGCGCGTATGCAATCGAACACGGCACGGGTTCGTTGCATCTGATCAACACGGTCGATTCGCAAGGTGCTGGACCGGTCTATCTGAGTCTGCATCCGAACGGCCGCTTCCTGCTGGTCGCGAACTACAACAGCGGAAGCATCGCGGTTTTTCCGGTGGCGAGCGACGGCGTGCTGGGTGACGCCTGTTCCGTGCAACGGCCACAGGCGCCGGCAGGTGCGCAACACGCGGCAGAAGGCGTCCCTGGAAGCTTCGCGATTAGCGATCACGATGGTTCGCATGCACACACGATCGTGTCTTCGCCGGATGGGCGATTTGTGATTTCGACTGACCTCGGCGTCGATCGCACGTATATCTGGAAGTTCGATGAGACCACTGGCACGCTGTCGCCGAACGACCCGCCGTTTGTCGCAGCTTCGGCAGGCGCGGGGCCGCGGCATGTGGTGTTTCATCCGAGCGGCCGGTATATGTACGAAGTCACCGAGGAAGCGTCGACCCTGGTCTGCTACGCATACGACAGCGCACGCGGCGTGCTGACGCAATTGCAATCCGTCTCAACGCTGCCAGCCGCCTACCAGGGCACGAGCTTCGCATCGGAACTCTTGCTCTCGCATGACGGCCGCTTTATCTATGTGGCGAACCGTCTTCACGACACCATCGTGCAGTTTCGCGTGGGCATAGACGGTCGTCTGACGCGCATTGGTGAAACCCCGACCGGTGGCGACTATCCTCGAGTAATCAAGTTTGATCCGTCGGGCCGGTTCCTGTATTCACTGAATCAACGCAGCGATCAAATCGCGATTTTTGCCGTCGATGCGACCAGTGGCAAGCTTCGATTTACGGGAACCTATGTGGCGGTTGGCAGCCCATCGGATATTGCTTTCGCAACGGCTTAG
- a CDS encoding YeiH family protein, with the protein MSDTPTTTPAYNAERRPDRSSSGPFKTEDWWAVWIGLAIIVIAYLLFASGTSIKWLAVAPAKWSSSAQAATDLGRHLPNYIALFIVFAILFGVAVAALGQRVAQFVPGFLVVFVVSTLIFIAGAWTSSSTYNLEPPLIALALGLIVSNLTRLPAWLVPALRVEFYIKVGIVLLGATLPFTLLVWAGPVAVGQATVVSLVTFFVIFLVSRALGLDKRFAAVLGVGGAVCGVSAAIAIAGAVRAKREQASVAITLVVVWAIVMVFALPFVSRAFGLPTGVAGAWIGTSEFADAAGIAAAQAYGDLAKHAGSAIAGAPEASLQAFTLMKVVGRDIWIGIWAFVLAIVATTRWDRDEPGAVKTQTTVREIWTRFPKFVIGFLIASALVTWIGSHYTLAEYRSVVTPAFVAPITALRTWAFTFCFLSIGLTTRLGSLSATGAKPFIAFTAGVAVNVVIGYLLSVHVFGAYWASLGQ; encoded by the coding sequence ATGAGCGATACACCCACCACCACTCCTGCTTACAACGCCGAACGCCGGCCCGACCGGTCCAGCAGCGGCCCCTTTAAAACCGAAGACTGGTGGGCCGTCTGGATCGGCCTGGCAATCATCGTGATCGCATACCTGCTGTTCGCGTCGGGTACGAGCATCAAGTGGCTGGCAGTCGCGCCCGCCAAGTGGTCGAGCAGTGCTCAGGCAGCAACGGACCTGGGACGTCACCTCCCGAACTACATCGCACTCTTTATTGTCTTCGCCATTCTGTTCGGCGTCGCGGTTGCGGCGCTCGGGCAACGGGTCGCACAGTTCGTGCCCGGTTTTCTCGTCGTGTTCGTGGTGTCGACGCTGATTTTCATCGCCGGCGCCTGGACCAGTTCGTCGACGTACAACCTCGAACCGCCGCTCATCGCACTCGCGCTCGGCCTCATTGTCTCGAACCTGACACGGCTTCCGGCATGGCTCGTGCCTGCGTTGCGCGTCGAGTTCTATATCAAGGTCGGTATCGTGCTGCTCGGCGCTACGCTGCCCTTCACGCTGCTCGTGTGGGCCGGTCCCGTCGCAGTCGGGCAAGCGACCGTCGTTTCGCTGGTCACCTTCTTCGTCATCTTTCTGGTCAGCCGCGCGCTCGGACTGGACAAGCGTTTTGCGGCCGTGCTCGGCGTCGGCGGCGCGGTGTGCGGCGTATCGGCGGCTATCGCCATAGCCGGGGCAGTGCGGGCGAAGCGCGAACAAGCGTCCGTCGCAATCACGCTGGTCGTGGTCTGGGCAATCGTGATGGTTTTCGCGCTGCCGTTCGTGTCCCGTGCGTTCGGCTTGCCGACCGGCGTGGCTGGTGCGTGGATCGGAACATCGGAATTCGCGGATGCCGCGGGTATTGCCGCCGCGCAAGCATACGGCGATCTGGCGAAGCATGCGGGCAGCGCAATAGCCGGTGCGCCCGAAGCGTCCCTGCAAGCCTTCACGCTTATGAAGGTCGTAGGGCGTGATATCTGGATCGGCATCTGGGCATTCGTGCTCGCGATTGTCGCCACCACGCGCTGGGATCGCGACGAACCCGGCGCCGTCAAAACGCAGACGACCGTGCGCGAAATCTGGACGCGCTTTCCGAAGTTCGTGATCGGCTTCCTGATTGCGTCCGCGCTGGTTACGTGGATCGGCAGCCATTACACGCTGGCTGAATACCGGAGCGTTGTGACGCCCGCTTTCGTCGCGCCGATCACCGCACTGCGCACTTGGGCGTTCACCTTCTGTTTCCTGAGCATCGGCCTGACCACGCGGCTCGGCAGCCTGTCCGCGACGGGTGCGAAGCCTTTCATCGCGTTCACGGCGGGCGTTGCCGTGAATGTGGTGATCGGCTATCTGCTGTCGGTGCATGTGTTCGGGGCATATTGGGCCTCGCTCGGACAATGA
- a CDS encoding TAXI family TRAP transporter solute-binding subunit codes for MKQHRPHPLRFPHDHSHVAWRDLSLTSAPFALFFIVMIGLIVWLADPAPPRTITISAGPQDSALLHTADEYKKILARNGVTLKVLESDGSVQNLQRLMDPKSHVDLALVQGGVSDAAARSSLMSLGSVFYVPIVVFYRGKGLMQLSDLEGKKIAIGREGSGTRRLSLSLLEANGITPGGDTELVPLDGMDAAKQLVAGNVDAALLNGDSTTRELMLRLLGIPGISVMDFAEASAYTRLFPYLDEIDLPPGVLDLRRKIPPQTLHMIGPTVEILARQNLHPAISDLVIEAAQEVHGKPGLLQNAGQFPSPIAREYPISEEATRYYKSGKSFLYRVLPFWLASIADRILVLLLPVAVLLIPALRLIPALYAWRVRSRIYRYYGALIAIERSALSSSTEEERTALVAELDQIEESLNTLRMPLAHADAFYVLREHVGFVRAHLSEASRQKVHG; via the coding sequence ATGAAACAACATCGCCCGCATCCTCTGCGTTTTCCGCACGACCACTCTCATGTGGCCTGGCGCGATCTTTCGTTGACGTCGGCACCGTTCGCGCTGTTTTTCATCGTCATGATCGGGCTGATCGTGTGGCTGGCGGACCCGGCTCCCCCAAGAACCATCACGATCAGCGCAGGGCCTCAAGACAGTGCGCTTCTGCATACCGCCGACGAGTACAAGAAGATCCTGGCGCGCAATGGCGTCACTCTCAAAGTGCTTGAATCCGATGGTTCGGTGCAGAACCTGCAACGATTGATGGACCCCAAGAGCCATGTCGATCTTGCGCTGGTTCAAGGGGGCGTGTCGGATGCGGCGGCGAGGTCATCGCTCATGTCGCTTGGGAGCGTCTTTTACGTCCCCATCGTGGTGTTTTATCGAGGCAAGGGGCTGATGCAGTTGTCGGACCTGGAGGGCAAGAAGATTGCAATTGGCCGCGAGGGCAGCGGCACCCGCAGGCTGTCACTCAGTCTGCTCGAGGCCAACGGCATCACGCCGGGCGGCGACACCGAACTTGTGCCGCTGGACGGCATGGACGCTGCAAAACAGCTGGTCGCGGGAAATGTTGATGCGGCGCTCCTCAATGGTGACTCGACCACGCGCGAGTTGATGCTGAGGCTGCTGGGTATCCCGGGCATTTCCGTGATGGATTTCGCAGAAGCAAGCGCTTATACGCGGCTCTTTCCGTATCTGGACGAAATCGACCTGCCACCGGGCGTGCTGGATCTCCGGCGAAAAATACCGCCGCAGACCTTGCATATGATCGGCCCGACCGTCGAGATCCTCGCGCGGCAGAACTTGCATCCGGCCATATCGGATCTGGTCATTGAAGCTGCCCAGGAAGTCCACGGCAAGCCAGGGCTGCTGCAAAACGCCGGGCAATTCCCCAGTCCAATCGCCCGCGAATACCCCATCAGCGAAGAGGCTACGCGCTACTACAAGTCGGGGAAGAGTTTCCTCTATCGCGTGCTGCCCTTCTGGCTCGCCAGTATTGCAGACCGGATACTTGTACTGTTGCTGCCCGTCGCCGTGCTGCTGATCCCGGCGTTACGGTTGATTCCAGCGTTGTATGCGTGGCGCGTGAGATCGCGGATATATCGGTATTACGGCGCGCTGATCGCAATAGAACGCAGCGCGCTGAGCAGTTCGACGGAGGAAGAGCGAACGGCGCTCGTAGCGGAGCTCGATCAAATCGAGGAGTCCCTCAATACCCTGCGGATGCCGCTCGCGCATGCCGATGCCTTTTATGTACTTCGCGAACACGTTGGGTTCGTGCGTGCGCACCTGAGCGAAGCGTCGCGGCAGAAGGTGCACGGGTAG
- a CDS encoding peroxidase-related enzyme (This protein belongs to a clade of uncharacterized proteins related to peroxidases such as the alkylhydroperoxidase AhpD.): MSRVIEAHGFTNRVLGWDAWLDVVELANASPEQITVLEESHPKAKESDYYLFLVHQPEILRQRSAAFNAIMYAPGGLPRAERELASTVVSRVNGCVYCASVHAQRFEQLAKRDDVIEQVFNDPATAGTSPREKAIVQASIDLTLTPGQVEPARLRALRDVGLRDDEILDLIHSIAIFAWANRLMLNLGEPVG; this comes from the coding sequence ATGAGCCGGGTAATTGAAGCGCATGGCTTCACGAATCGCGTACTGGGATGGGATGCGTGGCTTGACGTGGTGGAACTCGCGAATGCCTCTCCCGAGCAGATCACCGTGCTCGAAGAGAGCCATCCGAAGGCGAAGGAGTCCGACTACTACCTGTTCCTCGTGCATCAGCCGGAAATCCTGCGGCAGCGTTCGGCGGCCTTCAACGCGATCATGTATGCACCGGGTGGCTTGCCGCGCGCAGAGCGGGAACTGGCATCGACGGTTGTTTCGCGAGTCAACGGCTGCGTGTATTGCGCGTCCGTGCATGCGCAGCGTTTCGAGCAACTGGCGAAACGCGATGACGTGATCGAACAGGTTTTCAACGATCCCGCTACGGCAGGAACGTCGCCACGCGAGAAGGCGATCGTACAGGCGTCTATCGACCTCACGCTGACACCGGGCCAGGTTGAACCGGCACGGTTGCGGGCGCTGCGCGATGTGGGATTGCGTGATGATGAAATCCTCGACCTGATTCACTCCATTGCCATCTTCGCGTGGGCCAACCGCCTGATGCTCAATCTCGGCGAACCGGTTGGGTGA
- a CDS encoding CMD domain-containing protein, translating into MTDSYDLSTDIVDRIAGLTSGSPAYATRHKRDKVAVATQRSYEALFDPALPDLSLTDRLLVALYACTLSKAPALATHYAERLASINADRAVIDQIAQGSIDAQEPRLRAMLAFTRTLIEAPIDGDKAALERLPAAGIPTPAVVALAQLIAFLSYQIRLTAGLRALQVLNATEAA; encoded by the coding sequence ATGACAGACAGCTACGATCTCAGCACCGATATTGTCGACCGGATTGCGGGCCTTACGTCCGGTTCGCCGGCCTACGCGACCCGGCATAAACGCGATAAGGTCGCCGTCGCGACCCAGCGCAGCTACGAAGCGTTGTTCGATCCGGCGCTGCCGGATTTGTCGTTGACCGACCGTTTGCTAGTGGCCTTGTATGCATGCACGTTATCGAAAGCCCCTGCGTTAGCGACTCATTATGCGGAACGGCTTGCTTCAATCAATGCGGACCGTGCCGTGATCGACCAGATCGCGCAAGGCTCGATCGACGCTCAGGAACCTCGCTTGCGCGCAATGCTTGCCTTCACGCGCACGCTGATCGAGGCGCCCATAGACGGCGATAAAGCTGCGCTCGAACGTCTGCCCGCCGCCGGCATTCCGACGCCGGCTGTGGTCGCGCTCGCACAGTTGATCGCCTTTCTTTCTTATCAGATTCGCCTGACGGCCGGCTTGCGCGCGCTGCAGGTCTTGAATGCAACGGAGGCAGCATGA
- a CDS encoding acyl-CoA thioester hydrolase/BAAT C-terminal domain-containing protein codes for MIDITATPGDDLIDVARRITVTGARAGALLTLRTQTVRGAGTVWTSRAIFRANDHGVIDLSRDAPVEGDYSGVSAMGLIWSQVPVEVGKREVFPADVSKALSTCIEVIGEDGQVLSATLLNQRLMAPGVQRREVRVDGCVGTLFLPASPGPHPVVLVLNGSGGGINEPRGALYASRGYAALALGYFKTPGLSDYISNTPLEYFRRALDWIARELQPAFGFIAVSGQSRGGELALLLGATNPDRIKAVIGYVPGAVVHSAQNAADPATGREGPTWLLDGKPLPHLWENNRTASWKPFDDGPPPHRHERAIRTALLDKDAVERARIHVENTDGPVLLLSATDDGSWPSSDYSRMVVERLEREKHAYPVRHLDFDNAGHAIVFPYVPTTQLVYAHPVSGRISTGGGEPSANARADESSWREVLDFLDAAVHYRASKTAGNSFRQEHS; via the coding sequence ATGATCGACATCACGGCTACACCGGGCGATGATCTGATCGACGTGGCGCGGCGCATCACAGTGACCGGTGCGCGCGCTGGCGCATTGCTCACCCTTCGTACGCAGACGGTGCGCGGCGCAGGCACGGTCTGGACCAGTCGCGCGATTTTTCGTGCCAATGACCACGGCGTCATCGACTTGTCCCGCGACGCGCCGGTCGAAGGCGACTACAGCGGTGTATCGGCGATGGGACTTATATGGTCGCAAGTTCCCGTTGAAGTGGGCAAACGCGAAGTGTTTCCCGCCGACGTCTCCAAGGCGTTGTCGACCTGCATCGAAGTCATTGGTGAAGACGGACAGGTGCTGAGCGCCACGCTGCTGAACCAGCGGCTGATGGCACCCGGCGTGCAACGACGCGAGGTGCGCGTTGACGGCTGTGTCGGCACGTTGTTCCTGCCCGCGTCACCCGGACCGCACCCCGTCGTGCTGGTGCTGAACGGATCGGGCGGCGGCATCAATGAACCGCGCGGAGCGCTTTACGCATCGCGTGGATATGCCGCCCTCGCGCTCGGTTACTTCAAGACGCCGGGGCTGTCCGATTACATCTCCAATACGCCGCTCGAATACTTTCGCCGCGCGCTCGACTGGATCGCACGCGAGTTGCAACCAGCGTTCGGCTTCATTGCCGTGAGCGGGCAATCGCGCGGCGGCGAACTCGCGCTGCTGCTCGGCGCCACGAACCCGGATCGCATCAAGGCGGTGATCGGTTATGTGCCCGGCGCGGTCGTTCACAGCGCGCAGAATGCCGCCGATCCGGCGACAGGTCGCGAAGGTCCGACCTGGCTGCTCGACGGCAAGCCGCTTCCGCACTTGTGGGAAAACAACCGCACGGCTAGCTGGAAACCCTTCGACGATGGCCCGCCGCCGCATCGTCACGAACGCGCAATTCGAACCGCGTTGCTCGATAAGGACGCTGTGGAGCGGGCGCGGATTCACGTCGAGAATACGGATGGGCCGGTGCTGCTGCTCTCCGCTACCGACGACGGTTCATGGCCCTCCTCCGACTACTCACGCATGGTCGTGGAGCGGCTTGAACGGGAGAAGCACGCGTATCCGGTGCGCCATCTCGACTTCGATAACGCCGGCCACGCGATCGTTTTCCCGTACGTACCGACCACGCAACTCGTGTATGCGCATCCCGTTTCAGGGCGCATCAGCACGGGCGGCGGCGAACCCTCAGCGAACGCGCGCGCGGATGAATCATCGTGGCGCGAAGTGCTGGATTTTCTCGATGCGGCCGTCCATTACCGTGCATCAAAAACTGCGGGCAACTCTTTCAGGCAGGAGCATTCATGA